In a single window of the Centropristis striata isolate RG_2023a ecotype Rhode Island chromosome 18, C.striata_1.0, whole genome shotgun sequence genome:
- the LOC131991443 gene encoding cartilage intermediate layer protein 2-like, whose amino-acid sequence LDPGCWTQWFDRDNPSGTGDWETLSSLLKANPGKICTQPIGVEAKTLSGLTAAAAGDVIFKSDTTSGFICRNKDQPKKKWCNDYRVRFSCPPSFCNPGCWTQWFDRDNPSGTGDWETLSSLLKANPGKICTQPIGVEAKTLSGLTAAAAGDVIFK is encoded by the exons CTTGATCCAGGATGCTGGACTCAGTGGTTTGACAGAGACAATCCCAGTGGAACTGGAGACTGGGAAACACTGTCCAGTCTTCTTAAAGCGAATCCAGGAAAGATCTGCACTCAGCCAATAGGTGTTGAGGCCAAAACTCTATCTGGActcactgcagctgcagcaggggatgtgatttttaa gagtgaCACTACTTCAGGATTCATCTGCAGAAATAAGGACCAACCCAAGAAGAAGTGGTGCAATGATTATCGTGTTCGTTTCAGCTGCCCCCCCTCTTTCTGTAATCCAG GATGCTGGACTCAGTGGTTTGACAGAGACAATCCCAGTGGAACTGGAGACTGGGAAACACTGTCCAGTCTTCTTAAAGCGAATCCAGGAAAGATCTGCACTCAGCCAATAGGTGTTGAGGCCAAAACTCTATCTGGActcactgcagctgcagcaggggatgtgatttttaagtga
- the LOC131991439 gene encoding cartilage intermediate layer protein 2-like, whose product MDILNWDWREVAQPYLDRRTGCWTQWFDRDNPSGTGDWETLSSLLKANPGKICTQPIGVEAKTLSGLTAAAAGDVIFKSDTTSGFICRNKDQPKKKWCNDYRVRFSCPPSFCNPGCWTQWFDRDNPSGTGDWETLSSLLKANPGKICTQPIGVEAKTLSGLTAAAAGDVIFK is encoded by the exons ATGGACATACTGAATTGGGACTGGAGGGAGGTGGCCCAGCCATATctggacaggaggacag GATGCTGGACTCAGTGGTTTGACAGAGACAATCCCAGTGGAACTGGAGACTGGGAAACACTGTCCAGTCTTCTCAAAGCAAATCCAGGAAAGATCTGCACTCAGCCAATAGGTGTTGAGGCCAAAACTCTATCTGGActcactgcagctgcagcaggggatgtgatttttaa gagtgaCACTACTTCAGGATTCATCTGCAGAAATAAGGACCAACCCAAGAAGAAGTGGTGCAATGATTATCGTGTTCGTTTCAGCTGCCCCCCCTCTTTCTGTAATCCAG GATGCTGGACTCAGTGGTTTGACAGAGACAATCCCAGTGGAACTGGAGACTGGGAAACACTGTCCAGTCTTCTTAAAGCGAATCCAGGAAAGATCTGCACTCAGCCAATAGGTGTTGAGGCCAAAACTCTATCTGGActcactgcagctgcagcaggggatgtgatttttaagtga
- the LOC131991448 gene encoding mucin-5AC-like, translating into MVDVLNWDWREVAQPYLDRRTGCWTQWFDRDNPSGTGDWETLSSLLKANPGKICTQPIGVEAKTLSGLTAAAAGDVIFKSDTTSGFVCRNKDQPKKKWCNDYRVRFSCPPSFCDKVCWTRWYDRDNPSGTGDWELLTHLRKENPGQICDNPLQMDVVTTDTLTPATSTGEIFRINNPSQGFACRKIDQKSRKCRDYKVRFGCPCKMKA; encoded by the exons ATGGTGGACGTACTGAATTGGGACTGGAGGGAGGTGGCCCAGCCATATctggacaggaggacag GATGCTGGACTCAGTGGTTTGACAGAGACAATCCCAGTGGAACTGGAGACTGGGAAACACTGTCCAGTCTTCTTAAAGCGAATCCAGGAAAGATCTGCACTCAGCCAATAGGTGTTGAGGCCAAAACTCTATCTGGActcactgcagctgcagcaggggatgtgatttttaa gagtgaCACTACTTCAGGATTTGTCTGCAGAAATAAGGACCAACCCAAGAAGAAGTGGTGCAATGATTATCGTGTCCGATTCAGCTGCCCCCCCTCTTTCTGTGATAAAG TTTGCTGGACAAGGTGGTATGACCGGGACAATCCCAGTGGAACGGGGGACTGGGAGCTCTTGACTCACCTGAGGAAGGAAAACCCAGGACAAATCTGTGACAACCCTCTGCAGATGGATGTTGTTACTACTGACACACTGACCCCGGCTACGTCCACAGGCGAGATCTTTCGTAT aaacaATCCATCTCAGGGATTTGCTTGTCGCAAAATCGACCAGAAATCTCGCAAGTGCCGTGACTACAAAGTCCGGTTTGGGTGCCCGTGCAAGATGAAGGCCTGA
- the LOC131991447 gene encoding cartilage intermediate layer protein 2-like, which translates to MAQPYLDRRCWTQWFDRDNPSGTGDWETLSSLLKANPGKICTQPIGVEAKTLSGLTAAAAGDVIFKSDTTSGFICRNKDQPKKKWCNDYRVRFSCPPSFCNPGCWTQWFDRDNPSGTGDWETLSSLLKANPGKICTQPIGVEAKTLSGLTAAAAGDVIFK; encoded by the exons ATGGCCCAGCCATATCTGGACAGGA GATGCTGGACTCAGTGGTTTGACAGAGACAATCCCAGTGGAACTGGAGACTGGGAAACACTGTCCAGTCTTCTTAAAGCGAATCCAGGAAAGATCTGCACTCAGCCAATAGGTGTTGAGGCCAAAACTCTATCTGGActcactgcagctgcagcaggggatgtgatttttaa gagtgaCACTACTTCAGGATTCATCTGCAGAAATAAGGACCAACCCAAGAAGAAGTGGTGCAATGATTATCGTGTTCGTTTCAGCTGCCCCCCCTCTTTCTGTAATCCAG GATGCTGGACTCAGTGGTTTGACAGAGACAATCCCAGTGGAACTGGAGACTGGGAAACACTGTCCAGTCTTCTTAAAGCGAATCCAGGAAAGATCTGCACTCAGCCAATAGGTGTTGAGGCCAAAACTCTATCTGGActcactgcagctgcagcaggggatgtgatttttaagtga
- the LOC131991438 gene encoding cartilage intermediate layer protein 2-like — MAFAAAAVQFQLSNIVLQRTRSSSQLVFSKEALKHAVHDLPDWYSSGCWTQWFDRDNPSGTGDWETLSSLLKANPGKICTQPIGVEAKTLSGLTAAAAGDVIYRSDTTSGFICRNKDQPKKKWCNDYRVRFSCPPSFCNPGCWTQWFDRDNPSGTGDWETLSSLLKANPGKICTQPIGVEAKTLSGLTAAAAGDVIFK; from the exons ATGGCatttgctgcagcagctgtgcaGTTTCAGCTGTCAAACATCGTTCTGCAAAGGACAAGAAG cagcagccagctggTTTTTAGCAAAGAAGCTCTAAAACACGCTGTGCACGACCTGCCTGACTGGTATTCGTCAG GATGCTGGACTCAGTGGTTTGACAGAGACAATCCCAGTGGAACTGGAGACTGGGAAACACTGTCCAGTCTTCTTAAAGCGAATCCAGGAAAGATCTGCACTCAGCCAATAGGTGTTGAGGCCAAAACTCTATCTGGActcactgcagctgcagcaggggatGTGATTTATAG gagtgaCACTACTTCAGGATTCATCTGCAGAAATAAGGACCAACCCAAGAAGAAGTGGTGCAATGATTATCGTGTTCGTTTCAGCTGCCCCCCCTCTTTCTGTAATCCAG GATGCTGGACTCAGTGGTTTGACAGAGACAATCCCAGTGGAACTGGAGACTGGGAAACACTGTCCAGTCTTCTTAAAGCGAATCCAGGAAAGATCTGCACTCAGCCAATAGGTGTTGAGGCCAAAACTCTATCTGGActcactgcagctgcagcaggggatgtgatttttaagtga
- the LOC131991445 gene encoding cartilage intermediate layer protein 2-like: MYRCWTQWFDRDNPSGTGDWETLSSLLKANPGKICTQPIGVEAKTLSGLTAAAAGDVIFKSDTTSGFVCRNKDQPKKKWCNDYRVRFNCPPSFCNPGCWTQWFDRDNPSGTGDWETLSSLLKANPGKICTQPIGVEAKTLSGLTAAAAGDVIFK, translated from the exons ATGTACA GATGCTGGACTCAGTGGTTTGACAGAGACAATCCCAGTGGAACTGGAGACTGGGAAACACTGTCCAGTCTTCTTAAAGCGAATCCAGGAAAGATCTGCACTCAGCCAATAGGTGTTGAGGCCAAAACTCTATCTGGActcactgcagctgcagcaggggatgtgatttttaa gagtgaCACTACTTCAGGATTCGTCTGCAGAAATAAGGACCAACCCAAGAAGAAATGGTGCAATGATTATCGTGTTCGTTTCAACTGCCCCCCCTCTTTCTGTAATCCAG GATGCTGGACTCAGTGGTTTGACAGAGACAATCCCAGTGGAACTGGAGACTGGGAAACACTGTCCAGTCTTCTTAAAGCGAATCCAGGAAAGATCTGCACTCAGCCAATAGGTGTTGAGGCCAAAACTCTATCTGGActcactgcagctgcagcaggggatgtgatttttaagtga
- the LOC131991441 gene encoding cartilage intermediate layer protein 2-like, with translation MVWSWLAWPTRVEGLATSGQDGGHIELELEGGGPAISGQEYRRCWTQWFDRDNPSGTGDWETLSSLLKANPGKICTQPIGVEAKTLSGLTAAAAGDVIFKSDTTSGFVCRNKDQPKKKWCNDYRVRFNCPPSFCNPGCWTQWFDRDNPSGTGDWETLSSLLKANPGKICTQPIGVEAKTLSGLTAAAAGDVIFK, from the exons ATGGTATGGTCTTGGCTGGCATGGCCAACTAGGGTGGAGGGTCTAGCTACATCAGGACAAGATGGTGGACACATTGAATTAGAACTGGAGGGAGGTGGTCCAGCCATATCTGGACAGGAGTACAGAA GATGCTGGACTCAGTGGTTTGACAGAGACAATCCCAGTGGAACTGGAGACTGGGAAACACTGTCCAGCCTTCTTAAAGCGAATCCAGGAAAGATCTGCACTCAGCCAATAGGTGTTGAGGCCAAAACTCTATCTGGActcactgcagctgcagcaggggatgtgatttttaa gagtgaCACTACTTCAGGATTCGTCTGCAGAAATAAGGACCAACCCAAGAAGAAATGGTGCAATGATTATCGTGTTCGTTTCAACTGCCCCCCCTCTTTCTGTAATCCAG GATGCTGGACTCAGTGGTTTGACAGAGACAATCCCAGTGGAACTGGAGACTGGGAAACACTGTCCAGTCTTCTTAAAGCGAATCCAGGAAAGATCTGCACTCAGCCAATAGGTGTTGAGGCCAAAACTCTATCTGGActcactgcagctgcagcaggggatgtgatttttaagtga
- the LOC131991449 gene encoding uncharacterized protein LOC131991449, translating to MQLPPGCTTLNPRAISSLRHLSYQVRVFSVATLTFKVNLNRSINQDHTLFLFYLGFSLFKPCYYPTHIQCWTDWFDRDDPTGSGDWELLSLLRAQNPGKICPNPVDIEARTLSGLTPAAAGDVIYKSDTSTGFICKNQDQKDKKMCSDYRVRFSCHPPFCGLGVCWTKWYDRDDPSGSGDWELLTHLRKENPGQICDNPLYIEATTTDTLTPALSTGDVFHTLNPTEGLVCRMIDQKSGKCRDYRVRFGCPCCD from the exons ATGCAGCTGCCCCCGGGGTGCACGACACTAAACcccaggg CAATCAGCAGTTTGCGCCACCTAAGCTACCAGGTGAGAGTCTTTTCAGTGGCAACCCTGACATTTAAAGTAAACCTAAACCGTTCAATAAACCAAGATCAcaccttgtttcttttttatttaggaTTCAGCCTATTTAAGCCCTGCTACTATCCCACCCATATCC AATGCTGGACAGACTGGTTTGACAGGGATGACCCCACTGGATCTGGAGACTGGGAATTACTCTCCCTTCTTCGAGCCCAGAACCCAGGAAAGATCTGCCCTAACCCAGTAGATATTGAGGCCAGAACTCTATCTGGACTCactccagctgcagcaggggaTGTGATTTACAA aagtgaCACATCAACAGGATTCATCTGCAAAAACCAAGATCAAAAAGATAAGAAGATGTGCAGTGACTATCGTGTCCGTTTCAGCTGCCACCCTCCTTTCTGTGGCCTCGGCG TTTGCTGGACCAAGTGGTACGACCGGGACGATCCCAGTGGATCAGGGGACTGGGAGCTTTTGACTCACCTGAGGAAGGAAAACCCAGGACAAATCTGTGACAACCCTCTGTACATCGAGGCTACCACCACTGACACACTGACCCCGGCCCTCTCCACAGGGGACGTCTTCCATAC cttaaatCCAACTGAAGGACTTGTTTGCCGCATGATTGACCAGAAGTCTGGCAAGTGTCGCGACTACCGAGTTCGGTTTGGATGCCCGTGCTGCGATTAG
- the LOC131991442 gene encoding cartilage intermediate layer protein 2-like has translation MVDILNWDWREVAQPYLDRRTGCWTQWFDRDNPSGTGDWETLSSLLKANPGKICTQPIGVEAKTLSGLTAAAAGDVIFKSDTTSGFICRNKDQPKKKWCNDYRVRFSCPPSFCNPGCWTQWFDRDNPSGTGDWETLSSLLKANPGKICTQPIGVEAKTLSGLTAAAAGDVIFKSDTTSGFVCRNKDQPKKKWCNDYRVRFNCPPSFCNPGTLRA, from the exons ATGGTGGACATACTGAATTGGGACTGGAGGGAGGTGGCCCAGCCATATctggacaggaggacag GATGCTGGACTCAGTGGTTTGACAGAGACAATCCCAGTGGAACTGGAGACTGGGAAACACTGTCCAGTCTTCTTAAAGCGAATCCAGGAAAGATCTGCACTCAGCCAATAGGTGTTGAGGCCAAAACTCTATCTGGActcactgcagctgcagcaggggatgtgatttttaa gagtgaCACTACATCAGGATTCATCTGCAGAAATAAGGACCAACCCAAGAAGAAGTGGTGCAATGATTATCGTGTTCGTTTCAGCTGCCCCCCCTCTTTCTGTAATCCAG GATGCTGGACTCAGTGGTTTGACAGAGACAATCCCAGTGGAACTGGAGACTGGGAAACACTGTCCAGTCTTCTTAAAGCGAATCCAGGAAAGATCTGCACTCAGCCAATAGGTGTTGAGGCCAAAACTCTATCTGGActcactgcagctgcagcaggggatgtgatttttaa gagtgaCACTACTTCAGGATTCGTCTGCAGAAATAAGGACCAACCCAAGAAGAAATGGTGCAATGATTATCGTGTTCGTTTCAACTGCCCCCCCTCTTTCTGTAATCCAGGTACTCTCAGAGCATGA